The following proteins come from a genomic window of Alphaproteobacteria bacterium:
- the topA gene encoding type I DNA topoisomerase, which produces MNIVIVESPAKARTINRYLGDEYTVLASIGHVRDLPPKDGSVRPDDDFDMSWAVDARGETQLKKIVGAVKGASHLYLATDPDREGEAISWHVLEELHRRRALKDVDVKRVVFHEVTKAAVLEAMSHPRDLDQSLIDAYLARRALDYLVGFTLSPVLWRKLPGSKSAGRVQSVALRLICEREAEIEVFRPQEYWTVDAAIRTSAGAEIVARLTHIDGRKLGKFDLDSENGAETAAGHVRGGDFRVDSVERKTVRRNPPPPFTTSTLQQEASRKLGFGANRTMRTAQRLYEGSDVGGETVGLITYMRTDSVNLSEDAITNSRALIENKFGVDYLPSAPRRYKTKAKNAQEAHEAIRPTDFRRLPNMVSQYLDDDQRRLYELIWQRAVACQMEQAALDQVAIDFTSTAPAATLRATGSTVVFDGFLKLYREGRDDAEDEKEQRLPNVVKGERIAVEKVTPEQHFTQPPPRFTEASLVKKLEELGIGRPSTYASILQVLQDRNYVRLEKRRFVPEDRGRIVTAFLESFFARYVQYNFTADLENQLDDISGGRANWKEVLRQFWQAFSAAVSETANLRITDVLNALDEELGPHFFVDRGDGTDPRKCPSCDNGRLGLKLGKFGAFIGCSTYPECRYTRKLAVNGGEDGSGNGSDEPKLLGQHPDTGEPITVRVGPYGPYLQVGEDEKPKRVSLAKGLDPAEVDLAMAVRLLALPRDIGPHPESGAMMTAGIGRYGPYIKHEKSYRSLESVEDVLTIGVNRAVAILKEAKPRGGVSALRSLGDHPDDGAPVTVHKGRYGPYVKHGKVNATLPKDTTIEDITLEQALPLLAARLDRMKSGKASPKKAKGKTRTKKAKSARAKKATTGRADMAET; this is translated from the coding sequence ATGAACATCGTCATCGTCGAATCCCCGGCCAAAGCGCGAACGATCAATCGTTATCTCGGTGACGAATACACGGTCCTCGCAAGCATAGGTCATGTCCGAGATCTGCCGCCCAAGGACGGATCGGTCCGGCCGGATGATGACTTTGACATGAGCTGGGCGGTCGATGCCCGCGGCGAGACGCAACTCAAGAAGATTGTCGGCGCCGTCAAGGGCGCGTCCCACCTATATCTGGCCACCGATCCCGACCGCGAAGGCGAGGCGATCTCCTGGCACGTTCTCGAGGAACTCCATCGCCGCCGAGCACTCAAGGATGTCGATGTCAAACGCGTGGTTTTTCACGAAGTCACCAAGGCCGCGGTGCTCGAGGCCATGTCGCACCCTCGCGATCTCGATCAATCACTGATCGATGCCTATCTGGCGCGACGGGCCCTCGATTATCTCGTCGGCTTTACGCTCTCCCCGGTGCTGTGGCGCAAGCTGCCGGGATCGAAATCGGCCGGCCGGGTCCAGTCGGTCGCGCTGCGGCTGATCTGCGAACGCGAGGCCGAGATCGAGGTCTTCCGGCCGCAGGAATACTGGACGGTGGACGCGGCGATACGGACCAGCGCCGGGGCCGAAATCGTTGCCCGGCTGACCCACATCGACGGCCGCAAGCTGGGAAAGTTCGACCTCGATAGCGAGAACGGCGCTGAGACCGCGGCGGGTCACGTCCGTGGCGGCGATTTTCGGGTCGACTCCGTCGAGCGCAAGACCGTCCGCCGGAACCCACCACCGCCGTTCACGACATCGACCCTGCAGCAAGAGGCCTCCCGTAAGTTGGGCTTTGGCGCCAACCGAACCATGCGCACCGCGCAGCGCCTCTACGAGGGCAGTGATGTCGGTGGCGAGACGGTCGGGTTGATAACCTACATGCGGACCGATAGCGTCAATTTGTCCGAAGACGCGATCACCAATTCGCGCGCCCTGATCGAGAACAAATTCGGCGTCGACTATCTGCCGTCAGCGCCGCGCCGCTACAAGACCAAAGCAAAGAACGCCCAGGAGGCCCACGAAGCCATTCGGCCGACGGATTTCCGCCGCCTGCCCAACATGGTGTCGCAGTACCTCGATGACGATCAACGGCGCCTATACGAACTTATCTGGCAACGCGCCGTCGCCTGCCAGATGGAACAGGCCGCGCTCGATCAGGTGGCCATCGATTTTACATCCACCGCGCCCGCTGCCACGCTTCGCGCAACCGGTTCGACGGTGGTGTTCGATGGTTTTCTCAAGCTCTATCGCGAAGGCCGGGATGACGCCGAGGACGAAAAAGAGCAGCGCCTCCCGAATGTCGTCAAGGGTGAACGCATCGCGGTCGAAAAAGTGACCCCGGAGCAGCATTTTACCCAGCCGCCGCCGCGCTTTACCGAGGCCAGCCTGGTCAAGAAACTCGAAGAACTCGGCATCGGACGCCCCTCCACCTATGCCAGCATTCTTCAGGTCCTGCAGGATCGAAACTATGTCCGCCTTGAGAAGCGGCGTTTCGTCCCCGAGGACCGTGGCCGCATCGTGACCGCGTTTCTCGAAAGTTTCTTCGCTCGCTACGTCCAGTATAATTTCACCGCGGATCTCGAGAACCAACTTGACGATATTTCCGGCGGGCGGGCGAATTGGAAAGAGGTGTTGCGTCAGTTCTGGCAAGCCTTCAGCGCCGCGGTCTCGGAGACGGCAAACCTCCGCATCACCGATGTGCTCAACGCGCTCGACGAGGAGTTGGGGCCGCACTTCTTCGTCGATCGCGGTGACGGCACCGATCCGCGCAAATGCCCTTCTTGCGATAACGGGCGTCTTGGATTGAAGCTCGGCAAATTCGGCGCCTTTATCGGCTGCTCGACCTACCCGGAATGCCGATATACGCGAAAATTGGCGGTCAACGGCGGCGAAGACGGGTCCGGCAACGGCAGCGACGAGCCCAAGTTGCTCGGCCAGCATCCCGACACCGGCGAGCCGATAACGGTCCGCGTTGGCCCCTATGGCCCCTATCTGCAAGTTGGCGAAGACGAAAAACCGAAACGGGTTTCTTTGGCGAAGGGCCTCGATCCCGCCGAAGTCGACCTCGCCATGGCGGTGCGCCTCTTGGCCTTGCCGCGCGATATTGGGCCGCACCCGGAATCAGGCGCAATGATGACCGCCGGCATCGGTCGCTACGGCCCCTACATCAAACACGAAAAGAGCTATCGGTCGCTGGAGAGCGTTGAAGATGTCCTGACGATCGGCGTCAATCGTGCGGTCGCCATCCTCAAGGAGGCAAAGCCGCGCGGCGGGGTGTCGGCATTGCGAAGCCTCGGCGACCATCCCGACGACGGGGCCCCGGTTACGGTGCACAAGGGCCGATACGGACCCTACGTCAAGCACGGCAAGGTCAATGCCACGCTGCCAAAGGACACCACCATCGAGGACATTACCCTGGAGCAGGCCCTGCCGCTTCTCGCGGCCCGCCTCGATCGCATGAAATCGGGAAAGGCAAGTCCCAAGAAAGCGAAGGGCAAAACCCGCACCAAAAAAGCCAAATCCGCTCGAGCCAAAAAGGCCACGACCGGCCGCGCCGACATGGCCGAAACTTAG
- the dprA gene encoding DNA-protecting protein DprA, translating into MTKTPPPLPEDERIGRLRLARTKNVGPIAFNQLLARYGSAAAAIEDLPRLARRGGRVRPPQVYAYEFAIAELEAIAQLGGRLVVRGDSDYPAPLAATDDAPPAITIMGDGDLLGRRTIAVVGARNASANGRRFAGRLAHDLGECGFAVVSGLARGIDAAAHEGALETGTIAVIAGGLDVFYPKENRPLQEAIGRRGVVVAENPLGTEPKARHFPRRNRIISGLSLGIVVVEAALRSGSLITARLAGEQGREVFAVPGSPLDPRAKGTNNLIRQGAVLTESAQDVVDVLDQMLGGPFRELPSTVGLTPSPGTETGDNGDVDHRMILEALGPSPISIDELIRHCALSSSAMATALLELELAGRIDRLPGNRVALAL; encoded by the coding sequence ATGACGAAGACCCCGCCTCCTTTGCCCGAAGATGAGCGAATCGGCCGCTTGCGTCTTGCCCGCACCAAGAACGTGGGCCCAATAGCTTTCAACCAACTACTCGCGCGGTACGGGTCAGCGGCGGCGGCGATCGAGGATCTGCCCAGGCTGGCCCGGCGTGGCGGCCGCGTCCGTCCGCCGCAGGTATATGCGTATGAATTCGCGATCGCGGAGCTCGAGGCGATAGCGCAATTGGGCGGCCGGCTGGTCGTGCGCGGAGACTCGGATTATCCGGCGCCACTGGCGGCAACCGACGATGCACCGCCGGCGATTACGATCATGGGCGATGGAGATTTGCTCGGCCGCCGGACGATTGCCGTTGTCGGGGCGCGCAACGCATCTGCCAATGGTCGGCGCTTCGCCGGCCGCCTGGCGCATGACCTGGGCGAGTGTGGGTTCGCCGTCGTGTCCGGCCTGGCCCGCGGTATCGATGCGGCGGCTCATGAAGGCGCCCTGGAAACCGGTACCATCGCCGTAATCGCCGGCGGTCTCGACGTGTTCTATCCGAAGGAAAACCGCCCATTGCAGGAGGCCATCGGGCGGCGCGGCGTGGTGGTGGCCGAAAACCCCCTCGGCACAGAACCCAAGGCGCGTCATTTCCCACGCCGCAATCGAATTATTTCCGGGCTTTCCTTGGGCATCGTCGTGGTCGAGGCGGCGCTTCGTTCCGGGTCGCTGATTACCGCCCGTCTGGCTGGCGAACAGGGGCGCGAGGTGTTCGCGGTCCCGGGCTCGCCTTTGGACCCGCGTGCGAAGGGAACCAACAATCTGATCCGTCAAGGCGCGGTGTTGACTGAATCGGCACAAGATGTGGTGGATGTCCTCGACCAAATGTTGGGTGGGCCGTTTCGCGAACTCCCTTCGACCGTCGGTCTCACTCCATCGCCGGGGACGGAGACCGGCGATAACGGCGACGTCGACCACCGAATGATTCTCGAAGCCTTGGGCCCATCCCCCATCTCGATCGATGAACTCATCCGTCATTGCGCTCTCTCCTCGTCGGCGATGGCGACTGCCCTTTTGGAGCTCGAACTCGCCGGACGAATCGACCGCCTGCCCGGAAATCGCGTCGCTTTGGCGCTATAG
- the plsY gene encoding glycerol-3-phosphate 1-O-acyltransferase PlsY: MPDPLGDFSYTWPFYAAALIGYLLGSIPFGLLLTGLAGGGDIRGIGSGNIGATNVLRTGNKFLAALTLLLDAGKGLLAAGAAGYFFGPDFAVLAGGGAVLGHLFPVWLWFKGGKGVATGIGVMLGVAWPVGLLMILTWLAVALAFRYSSLASLVSFILAPAFAWFVADLQTVEFAVFVAVFICIRHAQNVYRLVRGEEPRIGRNT; this comes from the coding sequence ATGCCCGACCCGCTCGGCGATTTCAGCTACACGTGGCCGTTCTATGCGGCAGCCCTGATCGGGTATCTGCTCGGTTCGATCCCATTTGGCCTCCTGCTGACGGGCCTCGCGGGCGGCGGCGACATCCGAGGTATCGGCTCCGGCAATATCGGCGCGACCAATGTGCTCCGCACCGGCAACAAGTTTCTTGCCGCGCTGACACTTCTGCTCGATGCCGGGAAGGGCTTGCTCGCTGCCGGTGCGGCCGGATATTTCTTTGGCCCCGATTTCGCCGTCCTTGCCGGAGGCGGCGCTGTCCTCGGCCACCTGTTTCCGGTTTGGCTTTGGTTCAAGGGCGGCAAGGGAGTGGCAACAGGCATCGGCGTCATGCTCGGCGTTGCCTGGCCGGTTGGCCTATTGATGATCCTGACCTGGTTGGCGGTCGCCCTGGCCTTTCGCTATTCGTCCTTGGCGTCGCTGGTTTCGTTCATCCTGGCACCCGCCTTTGCCTGGTTCGTTGCCGATCTTCAAACCGTCGAGTTCGCCGTTTTCGTCGCCGTTTTCATTTGCATTCGACACGCGCAAAACGTGTATCGTCTGGTGCGCGGCGAGGAACCTAGGATAGGACGGAATACTTAG
- a CDS encoding amidohydrolase family protein yields MALIDARLLDPSSGLDAPGGLLVENGRIADLGPNINRDGLAEHFEVVDCGGHCLAPGFVDMRVQLREPGEEHKETIESGSRAAAAGGVTTIVCLPNTKPVIDDIAVVEFIARRAREVKLVKVFAYAAVTRGTEGADLTEMGLLAAAGIPAFTDGTKAIGSASLMNRALSYASTFGKMIIQHAEEPTLAVDGHMNRGEIATRLGLRGISPLAEILMIERDLRLVEATGGRYHVAHVSTADAVAAIRAGKARGLPVTCDTAPPYFTLNETAVGDYRTFAKLSPPLRSEDDRAAVVAGLADGTIDVIASDHAPQDQDSKRLPFAQAEFGAIGLETLLPLTLGLHHKGDVPLLDLMACVTCRPADLLGLPSGRLTKGAAADLVVFDPDQPWRVEEASFHSKSKNSPFEDHPVQGRVSRTIVDGRTVHARSD; encoded by the coding sequence ATGGCGCTGATCGACGCGCGGTTGCTTGACCCGTCAAGCGGCCTCGACGCGCCCGGCGGGTTGCTTGTCGAGAACGGCCGCATCGCCGATTTGGGTCCGAATATCAACCGGGACGGCCTCGCCGAGCACTTCGAGGTCGTCGACTGCGGCGGCCATTGCCTAGCACCTGGGTTCGTCGACATGCGGGTGCAATTGCGCGAGCCCGGCGAGGAGCACAAGGAGACGATCGAAAGCGGGAGCCGCGCGGCGGCTGCGGGCGGCGTCACCACCATCGTCTGCCTGCCCAACACCAAACCGGTCATCGATGATATCGCCGTCGTCGAATTCATCGCCCGCCGTGCCCGTGAAGTAAAGCTGGTCAAGGTCTTTGCCTATGCCGCAGTGACCCGCGGCACCGAGGGTGCCGACCTGACCGAAATGGGCCTTCTCGCGGCGGCCGGAATCCCAGCCTTCACCGACGGGACCAAGGCGATCGGTAGCGCTTCGCTGATGAATCGGGCCCTGAGCTATGCGTCGACGTTCGGCAAAATGATCATCCAGCATGCCGAGGAGCCGACGTTGGCCGTCGACGGCCACATGAACCGGGGCGAGATCGCCACGCGCCTTGGATTGCGGGGCATTTCCCCGCTTGCCGAGATACTCATGATCGAGCGCGACCTACGTCTGGTTGAAGCGACCGGCGGACGTTATCACGTCGCCCATGTTTCGACCGCCGACGCCGTCGCGGCCATCCGCGCAGGCAAAGCGCGCGGGCTCCCGGTAACCTGCGATACCGCCCCGCCTTATTTCACCCTTAACGAAACCGCGGTCGGCGACTATCGGACCTTCGCCAAATTGTCGCCGCCGCTGCGGTCCGAGGATGATCGGGCCGCGGTGGTCGCCGGGCTCGCCGACGGCACGATCGATGTCATCGCCAGCGATCACGCGCCGCAGGATCAGGACTCGAAGCGCTTGCCGTTCGCCCAGGCCGAGTTCGGCGCCATAGGCCTCGAAACGCTGTTGCCCTTGACGCTCGGGCTTCATCACAAGGGAGACGTGCCGCTTCTCGATCTCATGGCGTGTGTGACGTGCCGCCCCGCCGATCTTCTCGGCCTGCCTTCGGGAAGGCTGACAAAGGGCGCCGCTGCCGATCTGGTCGTCTTCGATCCGGACCAGCCGTGGCGGGTCGAGGAAGCCTCGTTCCATTCAAAATCCAAAAACTCGCCTTTCGAAGACCATCCCGTGCAGGGCCGGGTCTCCCGCACAATCGTCGACGGCCGGACCGTCCACGCGCGCAGCGACTGA
- a CDS encoding aspartate carbamoyltransferase catalytic subunit: MPLDPARICGLPSASPPPYIAALMTVAASPNEPSFPHRHLLGIEGLSPSEITLLLDISETYVEQNRQADKTRSILHGRTLINLFFETSTRTRTSFELAGKRLGADVINMSVATSSIKKGETLIDTAMTLNAMHPDVLAVRHPDSGAVSLLSEKVTGAVINAGDGSHEHPTQALLDALTIRRRRGRLAGLLVTICGDVLHSRVARSNIHLLNTMGARVRVVAPPTLLPPAIERMGVEVFYDMRAGLTDCDIVMMLRVQTERMQGNFIPSVREYFHFYGLDYDKLGAAKEDALIMHPGPMNRGVEIDSEVADDYGRSVIYEQVEMGVAVRMACLEVLTRNLGDPV; encoded by the coding sequence ATGCCGCTGGATCCCGCACGAATTTGCGGCTTGCCGTCGGCTTCCCCGCCACCCTATATTGCCGCTTTAATGACCGTGGCGGCCTCTCCCAACGAACCCTCCTTCCCTCACCGGCATTTGTTGGGAATCGAGGGTCTTTCTCCAAGCGAAATCACGCTTCTCCTCGATATTTCCGAAACCTACGTCGAACAGAATCGCCAGGCCGACAAAACGCGATCGATCCTGCACGGGCGAACGCTGATCAATCTGTTCTTCGAGACCTCGACGCGGACCCGCACGTCGTTCGAACTCGCCGGAAAGCGCCTGGGTGCGGACGTCATCAACATGTCGGTGGCGACCAGCTCGATCAAGAAGGGCGAAACGCTGATCGACACCGCAATGACGCTGAACGCCATGCATCCCGACGTGCTCGCGGTGCGTCACCCGGACAGCGGCGCGGTCAGCCTGCTATCGGAAAAAGTCACCGGCGCGGTTATCAATGCCGGCGACGGCAGTCACGAGCATCCGACCCAGGCACTGCTCGATGCGTTGACCATCCGACGGCGGCGCGGTCGCCTGGCCGGCCTGCTGGTCACGATTTGTGGCGACGTTCTGCACAGCCGGGTCGCACGCTCCAATATCCACTTGCTCAACACGATGGGTGCCCGAGTTCGGGTGGTCGCGCCGCCGACCCTGTTGCCGCCGGCAATCGAGCGAATGGGGGTTGAGGTTTTTTACGACATGCGCGCCGGACTGACCGACTGCGACATCGTCATGATGCTGCGCGTTCAGACCGAACGCATGCAGGGCAATTTCATCCCTTCGGTGCGCGAATACTTCCATTTCTACGGGCTTGATTACGACAAGCTCGGCGCGGCCAAGGAAGATGCGCTGATCATGCATCCCGGACCGATGAACCGCGGCGTCGAGATCGACAGCGAAGTCGCCGACGACTACGGCCGAAGCGTCATCTACGAACAAGTCGAGATGGGCGTGGCGGTGCGCATGGCCTGCCTCGAGGTCTTGACCCGCAACCTCGGAGACCCCGTCTAG
- a CDS encoding methionine synthase yields the protein MLTTAIAGSLPKPSWLAEPEKLWATWRLEGDELRRGQEDAALIWIKEQEDAGIDVVSEGEQFRVHFVHGFLQKVDGIDWNLKTKMGIRDDRYVVDVPTVTGPVSRNQSIHAEDVRFARAHTRNRLKFTLPGPMTICDTIADSHYGRRADMAMAFAQLLNDEARELEALGADVIQFDEPAFNVFMEDVKEWGIDALHRAIEGLKCRTAVHICYGYGIQENIDWKKTLGDEWRQYEEIFPALNNSRIGQVSLECAASHVPLSLIGLLKDKDVLVGSIDVASLEIETAEQVAATIRAAMDYVDPERLYPCTNCGMAPLPRAVAAGKLQALGAGAALMRQELGGN from the coding sequence ATGCTGACGACTGCGATCGCCGGGAGTTTGCCGAAGCCGTCATGGTTGGCCGAGCCTGAAAAGCTGTGGGCGACATGGCGGCTCGAGGGCGACGAGCTTCGCCGCGGGCAGGAAGACGCCGCGCTGATATGGATCAAGGAGCAGGAAGACGCGGGGATCGATGTCGTCAGCGAGGGTGAACAGTTTCGCGTCCATTTCGTGCATGGTTTTCTGCAGAAGGTCGACGGCATCGACTGGAACCTGAAGACCAAGATGGGTATTCGCGACGACCGCTATGTGGTCGATGTACCGACGGTGACCGGCCCGGTATCGCGCAACCAGTCGATTCATGCCGAGGACGTCAGATTTGCCCGTGCGCATACCCGGAATCGGCTGAAATTCACATTGCCCGGACCGATGACGATCTGCGACACCATCGCCGATTCCCACTACGGCCGCCGCGCCGATATGGCGATGGCCTTTGCCCAACTGTTGAACGACGAAGCGCGGGAGCTCGAAGCTCTCGGCGCGGACGTCATCCAGTTTGACGAGCCGGCTTTCAACGTTTTCATGGAAGACGTCAAGGAATGGGGCATCGACGCGCTCCATCGCGCGATCGAAGGGCTGAAATGCCGGACCGCGGTCCATATCTGCTACGGGTACGGTATTCAGGAGAATATTGACTGGAAAAAGACTCTCGGCGACGAATGGCGTCAGTACGAGGAGATTTTTCCCGCCCTCAACAATAGTCGTATCGGTCAGGTGTCGCTGGAATGTGCCGCTTCGCACGTACCGCTCTCGCTGATCGGCTTGCTCAAGGACAAGGACGTACTGGTCGGATCGATCGACGTTGCATCGCTTGAAATCGAGACCGCGGAACAGGTCGCCGCGACAATCAGGGCGGCGATGGACTATGTCGATCCCGAGCGGCTTTATCCCTGTACCAATTGCGGCATGGCGCCATTGCCGCGTGCCGTCGCCGCCGGCAAGCTGCAGGCGCTGGGCGCGGGCGCGGCACTGATGAGGCAGGAACTGGGCGGAAATTGA